Proteins from a genomic interval of Williamwhitmania sp.:
- a CDS encoding DHCW motif cupin fold protein, with the protein MNEANIPFQTIDWTVIPKTEHKGEVGVALWQTVQFPGLRVRIVEYTSGYVADHWCKKGHIVHCLEGEFVSELQNGERFVLKKGMTYVVSDDLSSHRSSTANGVKLMIIDGDFLKLQ; encoded by the coding sequence ATGAACGAGGCAAATATTCCGTTCCAAACCATCGATTGGACAGTAATTCCAAAAACTGAGCACAAGGGAGAAGTTGGTGTTGCTCTTTGGCAAACTGTTCAGTTTCCTGGATTAAGAGTTCGGATTGTTGAGTATACAAGCGGCTATGTGGCCGATCATTGGTGCAAGAAGGGACACATTGTGCACTGCTTGGAGGGAGAATTTGTGAGTGAATTACAGAATGGAGAGCGATTCGTGCTAAAAAAGGGGATGACCTATGTTGTTTCCGATGATTTGAGCTCGCATCGTTCATCCACAGCCAATGGTGTGAAGCTAATGATAATCGATGGTGATTTTTTGAAGCTGCAATAG
- a CDS encoding metallophosphoesterase family protein, with amino-acid sequence MNKRLFAIGDIHGCFDSLEELVGNKIQLQKEDNLILLGDYIDRGDKSKEVVDFIMELQEKGFDVIPLIGNHEAMLLDANANENNISKWIQNGGDETLKSFEISSLKDIEPKYIKFFKDLSYYYSFEDYLFVHAGFNDNVINPFTDYYSMLWKCKESYTNPLLANKTIIHGHNPISISKCEERVLSKLAVINIDTGCVYKDKEGFERLTAYDCNTQGILFV; translated from the coding sequence ATGAATAAAAGACTTTTTGCAATTGGAGACATTCACGGATGTTTCGATTCATTAGAAGAATTGGTGGGAAATAAAATTCAACTTCAAAAAGAAGACAACCTTATTTTGCTTGGTGATTACATTGACAGAGGTGATAAAAGTAAAGAAGTTGTAGATTTTATAATGGAATTACAGGAGAAGGGATTTGATGTTATTCCTCTAATTGGAAATCATGAAGCCATGCTTCTGGATGCTAACGCAAATGAAAATAATATTTCAAAATGGATTCAAAACGGTGGAGATGAAACATTGAAAAGTTTTGAAATTAGTTCTTTGAAAGATATTGAACCAAAATACATTAAGTTCTTTAAAGATTTGAGTTATTATTACTCATTTGAGGATTATCTTTTTGTTCATGCCGGTTTTAATGATAATGTAATAAATCCTTTTACTGATTATTATTCAATGCTGTGGAAATGCAAAGAATCCTACACAAATCCTTTATTAGCAAATAAGACTATTATTCATGGTCATAATCCTATAAGTATTTCTAAGTGTGAAGAAAGAGTTCTTTCTAAACTTGCTGTAATTAATATTGATACTGGCTGTGTATATAAAGATAAAGAAGGTTTTGAAAGACTAACTGCTTATGATTGTAATACTCAAGGAATACTTTTTGTTTGA
- a CDS encoding undecaprenyl-diphosphate phosphatase, translating to MNLIQTIILAIIEGLTEFLPISSTGHMILASSIMHMNGQFVKTFEIAIQLGAILAIVMLYYKRFLQSFTIYLKLAVAFIPTGIAGVLAYPYIKAVLFNPLGVSIALTVGGIILIIIDRRVVARKSEYVDLEDISYRRSFFIGLAQSVSIVPGVSRAAATIVGGVFNGLNKKQATEFSFLLAVPTMFAATGYDLLKTPVVFNATELMLLGIGLAVAFIFAWIAVKIFIRIVQNYGFKWFGYYRIVIGVAFILYMLLSGSASLLQNLG from the coding sequence ATGAATCTTATCCAAACCATTATTCTGGCCATTATTGAAGGGCTAACCGAATTTTTACCCATCTCCTCCACCGGTCACATGATTTTGGCCTCGTCCATAATGCATATGAACGGCCAGTTTGTGAAGACCTTTGAAATTGCCATCCAGCTGGGTGCCATTCTGGCCATTGTGATGCTCTACTACAAGCGCTTTTTGCAGAGCTTTACCATATACCTAAAGTTGGCCGTGGCCTTTATACCCACCGGAATTGCTGGCGTGCTGGCCTATCCCTACATTAAGGCGGTGCTGTTTAACCCGCTGGGCGTTTCCATTGCCCTTACAGTGGGTGGTATAATCCTTATTATTATCGATAGGCGTGTGGTGGCTCGCAAGTCGGAGTATGTTGACCTGGAGGATATCTCCTACCGACGCTCCTTCTTTATTGGATTGGCACAGAGCGTTTCCATCGTTCCCGGTGTATCGCGTGCTGCCGCCACCATAGTTGGCGGGGTTTTCAACGGGTTGAACAAGAAGCAGGCCACCGAGTTTTCGTTCCTGCTGGCCGTGCCCACCATGTTTGCCGCTACGGGCTACGACCTACTGAAAACACCGGTGGTTTTCAACGCCACCGAGCTAATGCTGCTGGGAATTGGGCTTGCGGTTGCCTTTATTTTTGCATGGATTGCCGTGAAGATATTTATAAGAATAGTGCAGAACTATGGCTTCAAGTGGTTTGGCTACTACCGCATTGTAATTGGAGTTGCCTTTATACTCTACATGCTGCTGAGCGGCTCGGCTTCGCTGCTGCAGAACCTAGGTTAG